The following are encoded in a window of Nocardioides houyundeii genomic DNA:
- the clpB gene encoding ATP-dependent chaperone ClpB, with amino-acid sequence MSQFGADKFTTRSREAIEAAQIAATTGGNSQTDPLHLLVALLRQEDGIARSLIAKSGLDPAVVLARAEAALSALPTATGATVQQPAASSALTRVLASALDLAGSMKDEYVATEHLLVALASVQSDAQRVLTDSGLSAEVLREGLTAVRGNRRVTSQEAESTYEALEKYSVDLTAAAQEGRLDPVIGRDSEIRRVVQVLSRRTKNNPVLIGEPGVGKTAVVEGLAQRVVAGDVPDSLKGRRVLSLDLSAMVAGAKYRGEFEERLKAVLEEIKDAGGQIITFIDELHTVVGAGAGGDSSMDAGNMLKPMLARGELHMIGATTLDEYRERIEKDPALERRFQQVFVGEPSVEDTIQILRGIQEKYEAHHGVRITDAALVAAATLSDRYISGRQLPDKAIDLIDEAASRLRMEIESSPEEIDQLRRSVERLKMEEFALEKESDPASRERLEVLRGDLANHEEELRALEARWAREKSSLEGEGELRRRLDTVRMQAEKLMRDGGEENLRQASELLYVQIPQLEQSLADSAAAETTTLEPLVGEEVGSEQIAEVVEAWTGIPTGRMLQGETAKLLDMESEIGQRLVGQHQAVQAVSDAVRRSRAGISDPNRPTGSFLFLGPTGTGKTELAKSLADFLFDDERAIVRIDMSEYSEKHSVSRLVGAPPGYVGYDEGGQLTEAVRRRPYSVVLLDEVEKAHPEVFDILLQVLDDGRLTDGQGRTVDFRNTLLVLTSNLGSNFLVDPTLDQHAKKESVMTVVRSSFKPEFLNRLDEIVIFDALTKEELTHIVDLQLALLEKRLATRRITIEVTDEARQWLAETGYDPAYGARPLRRLIQTAIGDPLARMLIAGQVTDGGTVRVERGEDGLVLV; translated from the coding sequence GTGAGCCAGTTCGGAGCCGACAAGTTCACCACCCGCAGTCGTGAAGCCATCGAGGCCGCGCAGATCGCGGCCACCACCGGCGGCAACAGCCAGACCGACCCGCTGCACCTCCTGGTCGCGCTGCTGCGCCAGGAGGACGGGATCGCCCGGAGCCTGATCGCCAAGTCCGGGCTGGACCCGGCGGTCGTGCTGGCCCGCGCCGAGGCCGCGCTCTCCGCGCTGCCCACCGCGACCGGCGCCACCGTCCAGCAGCCGGCGGCCTCCTCGGCCCTGACCCGGGTGCTGGCCTCGGCCCTGGACCTGGCCGGTTCCATGAAGGACGAGTACGTCGCCACCGAGCACCTGCTCGTCGCGCTGGCCAGCGTGCAGTCCGACGCACAGCGGGTGCTCACCGACTCCGGGCTCAGCGCGGAGGTCCTGCGCGAGGGGCTCACCGCGGTGCGCGGCAACCGCCGGGTCACCAGCCAGGAGGCGGAGTCGACGTACGAGGCGCTGGAGAAGTACTCCGTCGACCTGACTGCCGCGGCCCAGGAGGGCCGGCTCGACCCGGTGATCGGGCGGGACTCCGAGATCCGGCGCGTGGTGCAGGTGCTCAGTCGCCGCACCAAGAACAACCCGGTGCTGATCGGCGAGCCCGGCGTCGGCAAGACCGCCGTGGTGGAGGGCCTGGCCCAGCGCGTGGTCGCCGGCGACGTGCCCGACTCCCTCAAGGGTCGGCGGGTGCTGAGCCTCGACCTGTCCGCCATGGTGGCCGGGGCGAAGTACCGCGGCGAGTTCGAGGAGCGGCTCAAGGCCGTCCTGGAGGAGATCAAGGACGCCGGCGGCCAGATCATCACCTTCATCGACGAGCTGCACACCGTGGTCGGTGCGGGCGCCGGAGGCGACTCCTCGATGGACGCCGGCAACATGCTCAAGCCCATGCTGGCCCGCGGCGAGCTGCACATGATCGGCGCCACCACGCTGGACGAGTACCGCGAGCGGATCGAGAAGGACCCGGCCCTGGAGCGTCGCTTCCAGCAGGTCTTCGTCGGCGAGCCGAGCGTGGAGGACACCATCCAGATCCTGCGCGGCATCCAGGAGAAGTACGAGGCGCACCACGGCGTGCGGATCACCGACGCCGCGCTGGTGGCGGCCGCCACCCTCTCGGACCGCTACATCAGCGGCCGCCAGCTCCCCGACAAGGCGATCGACCTGATCGACGAGGCCGCCTCCCGGCTGCGGATGGAGATCGAGTCCTCCCCGGAGGAGATCGACCAGCTGCGCCGCTCGGTGGAGCGCCTCAAGATGGAGGAGTTCGCCCTGGAGAAGGAGAGCGACCCGGCCTCCCGCGAACGGCTCGAGGTGCTGCGCGGCGACCTCGCCAACCACGAGGAGGAGCTGCGGGCGCTCGAGGCCAGGTGGGCACGGGAGAAGTCCTCGCTCGAGGGCGAGGGCGAGCTGCGCCGGCGCCTGGACACCGTGCGGATGCAGGCCGAGAAGCTGATGCGCGACGGCGGCGAGGAGAACCTGCGCCAGGCCTCCGAGCTGCTCTACGTGCAGATCCCGCAGCTGGAGCAGTCCCTGGCCGACTCCGCCGCCGCCGAGACCACGACGTTGGAGCCCCTGGTGGGCGAGGAGGTCGGCTCCGAGCAGATCGCGGAGGTGGTCGAGGCGTGGACCGGCATCCCCACCGGACGGATGCTGCAGGGCGAGACCGCGAAGCTGCTGGACATGGAGTCCGAGATCGGCCAGCGGCTGGTCGGACAGCACCAGGCCGTCCAGGCCGTCAGCGACGCCGTACGCCGTTCGCGCGCCGGGATCTCCGACCCCAACCGGCCCACCGGCTCCTTCCTCTTCCTGGGCCCCACCGGCACCGGCAAGACCGAGCTCGCCAAGAGCCTGGCCGACTTCCTGTTCGACGACGAGCGGGCCATCGTGCGCATCGACATGAGCGAGTACTCCGAGAAGCACTCGGTCTCCCGCCTGGTCGGCGCCCCGCCCGGGTACGTCGGCTACGACGAGGGCGGCCAGCTCACCGAGGCCGTGCGTCGGCGCCCCTACTCGGTGGTCCTGCTCGACGAGGTGGAGAAGGCGCACCCCGAGGTCTTCGACATCCTGCTGCAGGTGCTCGACGACGGACGGCTCACCGACGGCCAGGGACGCACGGTCGACTTCCGCAACACGCTGCTGGTGCTGACCTCCAACCTGGGCTCCAACTTCCTGGTCGACCCGACGCTGGACCAGCACGCCAAGAAGGAGTCGGTGATGACGGTGGTCCGCTCCAGCTTCAAGCCGGAGTTCCTCAACCGCCTCGACGAGATCGTCATCTTCGACGCCCTGACCAAGGAGGAGCTGACCCACATCGTCGACCTCCAGCTGGCCCTGCTGGAGAAGCGGCTGGCGACCCGGCGCATCACCATCGAGGTGACCGACGAGGCCCGGCAGTGGCTCGCCGAGACCGGCTACGACCCGGCGTACGGCGCCCGGCCGCTGCGCCGGCTGATCCAGACCGCCATCGGCGACCCGCTCGCCCGGATGCTGATCGCCGGCCAGGTCACCGACGGCGGCACCGTGCGCGTCGAACGGGGCGAGGACGGGCTCGTGCTCGTCTGA
- the dnaJ gene encoding molecular chaperone DnaJ, whose protein sequence is MRADWAGKDFYSVLGVKKDASASEIKTAYRKLARENHPDSNPGNEAKHEKFKEIAEAYDVLGDAEKRKKYDEMRSLYGSGGFGGRSTGGGAGGFDFNDLFGDRGQPGAGGAGGGFGDVFSDLFGGGGGRQRGRAQARPQRGADVETTATISFTDAIDGVTISLRLTSDAACPTCHGTGGKPGTKPHVCTTCEGAGYVVSSVGGAFSMNEQCPTCGGRQLVYDDPCPTCHGSGRGVSSRSIQARIPAGVKDGQRIRLKGKGGSGENGGPAGDLLVTVKVGKHRVFGRTGDNLTLEVPVSFDEAALGAEVKIPTLGGMPVTLKIPAGTPSGRTFRVRGKGVTRRDGTKGDLLATVEVQVPAVLNQAAREAVEAYRDATTDRPLRTNLFQGA, encoded by the coding sequence ATGCGTGCCGACTGGGCAGGCAAGGACTTCTACTCCGTGCTGGGGGTGAAGAAGGATGCCTCCGCCTCGGAGATCAAGACTGCCTATCGCAAGCTCGCCCGGGAGAACCATCCCGACTCCAACCCGGGCAACGAGGCCAAGCACGAGAAGTTCAAGGAGATCGCGGAGGCCTACGACGTCCTCGGCGACGCCGAGAAGCGCAAGAAGTACGACGAGATGCGCTCCCTCTACGGATCCGGCGGCTTCGGCGGCCGCAGCACCGGCGGCGGTGCCGGCGGGTTCGACTTCAACGACCTCTTCGGGGACCGGGGCCAGCCCGGTGCCGGTGGTGCCGGCGGCGGGTTCGGCGACGTCTTCAGCGACCTGTTCGGAGGTGGGGGTGGCCGGCAGCGGGGACGCGCCCAGGCGCGACCCCAGCGGGGCGCCGATGTCGAGACGACGGCGACCATCAGCTTCACCGACGCCATCGACGGAGTGACGATCTCCCTCCGGTTGACCTCCGACGCTGCCTGCCCGACCTGCCACGGCACGGGCGGGAAGCCGGGCACCAAGCCGCACGTGTGCACCACCTGCGAGGGCGCCGGCTACGTGGTGTCCTCGGTCGGCGGTGCCTTCTCGATGAACGAGCAGTGCCCGACCTGCGGCGGTCGCCAGCTGGTCTACGACGACCCCTGCCCCACCTGCCACGGCAGCGGCCGCGGGGTGTCCTCGCGCTCCATCCAGGCGCGCATCCCCGCCGGGGTGAAGGACGGTCAGCGCATCCGGCTCAAGGGCAAGGGCGGCTCCGGCGAGAACGGCGGACCGGCCGGTGACCTGCTGGTCACCGTCAAGGTCGGCAAGCACCGGGTCTTCGGGCGCACGGGCGACAACCTCACCCTGGAGGTCCCGGTCTCCTTCGACGAGGCGGCCCTCGGGGCGGAGGTGAAGATTCCGACGCTCGGGGGCATGCCGGTGACGCTCAAGATCCCGGCCGGCACTCCGAGCGGCCGCACCTTCCGGGTCCGCGGCAAGGGCGTGACCAGGCGGGACGGCACCAAGGGCGACCTGCTCGCGACCGTCGAGGTGCAGGTGCCGGCAGTGCTCAACCAGGCGGCTCGCGAGGCCGTGGAGGCCTACCGGGACGCCACCACTGACCGGCCGTTGCGCACGAACCTGTTCCAGGGTGCCTGA
- a CDS encoding heat shock protein transcriptional repressor HspR — protein sequence MSGPGAPSPDAAVYVISVAAELTGLHPQTLRTYERMGLIRPGRTSGGGRRYSHRDLELLREIASLTSSGIGLDGVRRILALDSEVAELRARNAELEAELAAARDLLRRRANPMGATVSAVNRLPVLRRPEPPQSLVVWRRRGF from the coding sequence ATGAGCGGCCCCGGGGCCCCATCGCCTGACGCCGCGGTCTACGTCATCTCGGTCGCGGCGGAGCTGACGGGGCTGCATCCCCAGACCCTGCGCACCTATGAGCGGATGGGCCTGATCCGGCCCGGGCGCACCAGCGGCGGGGGACGTCGCTACTCCCACCGTGACCTGGAGCTGCTGCGCGAGATCGCCAGCCTGACCAGCTCCGGGATCGGGCTGGACGGGGTACGGCGGATCCTCGCGCTGGACTCCGAGGTCGCCGAGCTGCGAGCCCGCAACGCAGAGCTCGAGGCAGAGCTTGCGGCGGCCCGTGACCTGCTGCGCCGGAGGGCCAACCCGATGGGGGCCACCGTCAGCGCGGTCAACCGGCTGCCGGTGCTGCGGCGGCCCGAGCCGCCGCAGTCCCTGGTCGTCTGGCGCCGACGTGGCTTCTAG
- a CDS encoding response regulator transcription factor: protein MKLFRGQSADKSKSAVPQESVVEPTQPQPTLESLRYPGPMRVVIVDDDEEVRFVLRIALDAAEFEVVGDAGDAESAMALIGAEKPDIVLLDLHMPDIGGLEILPLIYEDSPFTKVVVCSAISATYMTEAALKEGAWGYIVKGVSAKSITEHLKQIGLTGAVRPIRPYPLGRDFASRDTTAESQLRG from the coding sequence GTGAAGCTGTTTCGCGGTCAGTCCGCCGACAAGAGCAAGTCGGCGGTCCCACAGGAGAGCGTGGTCGAGCCCACGCAACCCCAGCCGACGCTCGAGTCGTTGCGCTATCCCGGACCGATGCGCGTGGTCATCGTCGACGACGACGAGGAGGTGCGCTTCGTGCTGCGCATCGCCCTGGACGCGGCCGAGTTCGAGGTCGTCGGCGACGCCGGTGATGCCGAGAGCGCCATGGCGCTGATCGGGGCCGAGAAGCCCGACATCGTGCTGCTTGACCTGCACATGCCCGACATTGGCGGCCTGGAGATCCTGCCGCTGATCTACGAGGACTCCCCCTTCACCAAGGTCGTGGTCTGCTCCGCGATCTCGGCGACCTACATGACCGAGGCCGCCCTCAAGGAGGGCGCCTGGGGCTACATCGTCAAGGGCGTCTCGGCGAAGTCGATCACCGAGCACCTCAAGCAGATCGGCCTCACGGGCGCGGTGCGCCCGATCCGGCCCTACCCGCTGGGCCGGGACTTCGCGAGCCGCGACACCACCGCGGAGAGCCAGCTGCGCGGCTGA
- a CDS encoding carboxypeptidase regulatory-like domain-containing protein, which yields MRSPTTKFYAASVSLFLALAATVLVAPGASAAPGTATVQGTVTVPAGLFADDVTVSAYQNVGSPDSPEWRQATNTWVEPDGSYTVPDLAPGTYRLGFEHPGLVEEFYDDVTDVEQAQDITVGDGDVKTGYDAELARGGEIYGTATLASTAPQVEVYAYLYQWNAAESYWASIDWAFVDADGGYAFDPRADGTYRVGFTDDSGIHADEYYDDAARVEDATDVVVTNRTDVQVDAELALAGHIMGRVTGPEGLALPEAQVTVSTLVRGAWVPVAWAYSDADGFYDVERLLAGTYRLQFDDWSTNWFDSKFYPNAGTIEEAADVTVTAGNIAPGVNVTLGTPADGYVPPTDEPTDEPTDEPTTPPAPPAPVPVPPVVPSVPATIGFGTPQGTPVAKGSAKVGGALKAVVGKVTPSSAKVKIQWFANGKKIKGATKAKFKITKKYAGKKLQAKVTAKAPATPRW from the coding sequence GTGCGCTCCCCCACAACCAAGTTCTACGCCGCATCGGTGTCGCTCTTCCTCGCCCTCGCGGCCACCGTCCTGGTCGCCCCGGGCGCCTCTGCCGCCCCCGGCACGGCCACCGTCCAGGGCACGGTGACCGTGCCCGCGGGCCTGTTCGCCGACGACGTCACCGTCAGCGCCTACCAGAACGTCGGCTCGCCCGACAGCCCGGAGTGGCGGCAGGCGACCAACACCTGGGTCGAGCCCGACGGCAGCTACACCGTGCCGGACCTGGCTCCCGGCACCTACCGCCTGGGCTTCGAGCACCCGGGTCTGGTCGAGGAGTTCTACGACGACGTCACCGACGTCGAGCAGGCTCAGGACATCACCGTCGGCGACGGGGACGTCAAGACCGGCTACGACGCCGAGCTCGCCCGCGGTGGCGAGATCTACGGCACCGCGACGCTGGCCTCGACCGCTCCCCAGGTGGAGGTCTACGCCTACCTCTACCAGTGGAACGCGGCCGAGTCCTACTGGGCCAGCATCGACTGGGCCTTCGTGGACGCCGACGGCGGCTACGCCTTCGACCCCCGGGCCGACGGCACCTACCGGGTCGGCTTCACCGACGACTCCGGCATCCACGCCGACGAGTACTACGACGACGCCGCCCGCGTCGAGGACGCCACGGACGTCGTGGTCACCAACCGCACCGACGTCCAGGTCGACGCCGAGCTGGCGCTGGCCGGACACATCATGGGCCGGGTGACCGGCCCCGAGGGCCTGGCTCTCCCGGAGGCCCAGGTCACCGTGAGCACCCTGGTGCGCGGCGCGTGGGTGCCGGTCGCGTGGGCCTACTCCGACGCCGACGGCTTCTACGACGTGGAGCGGCTGCTGGCCGGTACCTACCGGCTCCAGTTCGACGACTGGTCGACCAACTGGTTCGACTCCAAGTTCTACCCGAACGCCGGCACCATCGAGGAGGCCGCCGACGTCACGGTCACCGCGGGCAACATCGCCCCCGGCGTCAACGTCACCCTCGGCACCCCGGCGGACGGCTACGTCCCGCCGACTGACGAGCCGACTGACGAGCCGACCGACGAGCCGACCACGCCGCCGGCCCCGCCCGCCCCGGTCCCGGTCCCGCCTGTCGTCCCGAGCGTGCCCGCGACCATCGGTTTCGGCACCCCGCAGGGCACCCCGGTCGCCAAGGGCTCGGCCAAGGTCGGCGGCGCCCTCAAGGCGGTCGTCGGCAAGGTGACGCCGTCCAGCGCCAAGGTCAAGATCCAGTGGTTCGCCAACGGCAAGAAGATCAAGGGCGCGACCAAGGCGAAGTTCAAGATCACCAAGAAGTACGCCGGCAAGAAGCTGCAGGCCAAGGTCACCGCCAAGGCCCCGGCTACCCCTCGCTGGTGA
- a CDS encoding PadR family transcriptional regulator, whose product MPAPTWPSDWTRAVLTLCVLRALAPGPTYGYALAGVLEDAGLGAVKGGTLYPLLGRLEAAGWVSVEWRAGEGGPGRKYFSLTPHGVEELRRQSELWDDFTGMVREHLHEHQGAS is encoded by the coding sequence ATGCCCGCACCCACCTGGCCCAGCGACTGGACCCGCGCAGTCCTGACGCTGTGCGTGCTCCGCGCGCTGGCGCCGGGGCCCACCTACGGCTACGCGCTGGCCGGGGTGCTGGAGGACGCCGGCCTGGGCGCCGTCAAGGGAGGCACCCTCTATCCGCTGCTCGGCCGCCTGGAGGCTGCCGGGTGGGTGAGCGTGGAGTGGCGCGCCGGCGAGGGCGGACCGGGACGCAAGTACTTCTCGCTGACCCCGCACGGCGTCGAGGAGCTGCGCCGGCAGAGCGAGCTGTGGGACGACTTCACCGGCATGGTGCGCGAGCACCTGCACGAGCACCAGGGGGCCTCATGA
- a CDS encoding pentapeptide repeat-containing protein, with amino-acid sequence MIRAPLPLLRADCSSCAALCCVVTPFRADSGFGVDKPAGPACHHLSSADRCTIHESLRERGWPGCTVFDCFGAGQQVTQVTYAGRSWRDPGADRGEMAAVLSVMRMLHEALRHLVEVSQRSPAPDAEVLLAQLADAVALSPTELLVLDMDEVMGQVGALLRAGSARLRPTDASDLSRTDLSGRDLRSGAHGGATLKDADLHGALLLAADLRGLDLGRADLLGADVRDANVQDARLSDVLYLTQSQVNATRGNARTALPAGLERPGHWPREGAEGPGATGPEE; translated from the coding sequence GTGATCCGCGCCCCCCTCCCCCTGCTCAGGGCCGACTGCTCCTCGTGTGCGGCCCTGTGCTGCGTGGTGACCCCGTTCCGCGCCGACTCCGGCTTCGGGGTGGACAAGCCGGCGGGTCCGGCCTGCCACCACCTGTCCTCCGCCGATCGGTGCACCATCCATGAGTCGCTGCGCGAGCGGGGCTGGCCCGGCTGCACCGTCTTCGACTGCTTCGGCGCCGGGCAGCAGGTCACCCAGGTGACGTACGCCGGCCGCTCCTGGCGCGACCCGGGCGCGGACCGGGGCGAGATGGCGGCGGTGCTCTCGGTGATGCGGATGCTGCACGAGGCGCTGCGACACCTGGTGGAGGTGTCGCAGCGCTCCCCCGCCCCGGACGCCGAGGTGCTCCTCGCCCAGCTCGCCGACGCTGTCGCGCTCTCCCCCACCGAGCTGCTCGTGCTGGACATGGACGAGGTCATGGGCCAGGTCGGGGCCCTCCTGCGCGCCGGGTCCGCGCGGCTGCGACCCACTGACGCCTCCGACCTGTCCCGCACCGACCTCAGCGGACGGGACCTCCGGTCGGGCGCTCACGGGGGCGCCACGCTCAAGGACGCCGACCTGCACGGCGCGCTGCTGCTGGCAGCCGACCTCCGGGGACTCGACCTGGGCCGGGCCGACCTGCTCGGGGCCGACGTACGGGACGCGAACGTGCAGGATGCGCGGCTGAGCGACGTGCTCTACCTCACACAGTCCCAGGTGAACGCTACCCGCGGAAACGCCCGCACCGCCCTACCGGCCGGGCTCGAGCGTCCCGGCCACTGGCCGCGCGAGGGCGCCGAAGGACCGGGGGCGACAGGCCCGGAAGAGTAA
- the grpE gene encoding nucleotide exchange factor GrpE: MTPPPTGSAGGSQEPPAADGTFGAGAGEMAAETEVEAPLTDQGASAPARTADKSGDKPADSSTAEEDIAKARSDVAALTADLQRLQAEYLNYKRRVDRDRQLVAENAAYKALLPVIEVLDTVDRAREAGEVDGGFKAVAEQLERAVAVSGLSRFGAAGDAFDPQLHEALSHLGEDPDVAVTTVKVVAKGGYRMGERVVRAAQVLVVDPASSPAAPADSEQSTGEPQDQSGEPDPASETGIPPSS; this comes from the coding sequence GTGACTCCTCCCCCCACTGGCTCGGCGGGGGGCTCCCAGGAGCCGCCCGCAGCGGACGGGACCTTCGGGGCCGGCGCCGGCGAGATGGCGGCCGAGACCGAGGTCGAGGCACCCCTGACTGATCAGGGGGCCTCGGCCCCGGCCCGGACGGCTGACAAGTCCGGCGACAAGCCGGCCGACTCCAGCACGGCGGAGGAGGACATCGCCAAGGCGCGGTCCGACGTCGCGGCCCTGACTGCCGACCTGCAGCGGCTGCAGGCCGAGTACCTCAACTACAAGCGCCGGGTCGACCGGGACCGCCAGCTGGTGGCCGAGAACGCGGCGTACAAGGCGCTGCTTCCGGTGATCGAGGTCCTCGACACCGTCGACCGGGCCAGGGAGGCCGGTGAGGTCGACGGCGGGTTCAAGGCGGTCGCCGAGCAGCTCGAGCGGGCGGTCGCGGTCTCCGGGCTGTCCCGCTTCGGTGCCGCGGGCGACGCGTTCGACCCGCAGCTGCACGAGGCGCTCAGCCACCTGGGCGAGGACCCCGACGTCGCGGTGACCACCGTCAAGGTGGTGGCCAAGGGCGGCTACCGGATGGGCGAGCGGGTGGTCCGCGCCGCTCAGGTGCTGGTGGTGGACCCCGCGTCCAGCCCGGCGGCGCCGGCCGACTCCGAGCAGTCGACCGGGGAGCCGCAGGACCAGAGCGGCGAGCCGGACCCGGCGTCCGAGACAGGTATCCCGCCCAGCTCCTGA
- the pyrE gene encoding orotate phosphoribosyltransferase, which yields MSDSLQDPALAADIDACCRLTGEFTLRSGQQATEYFDKYLFESQPTLLARVAEQMVGLLPEGTELLGGLELGGVPIATMVSARTGLPALFVRKKAKEYGTCKLAEGPDVAGRRVTLIEDVITTGGAVRDATRELRAAGAIVEVVVCAIDRSPAGENPLADVGLEVRPVLTKAELDAVQG from the coding sequence ATGAGCGACTCCCTCCAGGACCCGGCCCTCGCCGCCGACATCGACGCCTGCTGCCGCCTCACCGGAGAGTTCACCCTCCGCTCGGGCCAGCAGGCGACCGAGTACTTCGACAAGTACCTCTTCGAGTCCCAGCCCACCCTGCTCGCCCGCGTCGCCGAGCAGATGGTCGGGCTGCTGCCCGAGGGCACCGAGCTGCTCGGCGGACTCGAGCTCGGCGGCGTGCCGATCGCCACCATGGTCAGCGCCCGCACCGGGCTCCCGGCGCTGTTCGTGCGCAAGAAGGCCAAGGAGTACGGCACCTGCAAGCTCGCCGAGGGCCCCGACGTCGCCGGTCGCCGGGTGACGCTGATCGAGGACGTCATCACCACTGGGGGCGCGGTCCGCGACGCCACCCGCGAGCTGCGCGCGGCCGGCGCGATCGTCGAGGTCGTGGTCTGCGCCATTGACCGCTCGCCCGCCGGTGAGAACCCGCTCGCCGACGTCGGGCTCGAGGTGCGCCCGGTGCTGACGAAGGCGGAGCTGGACGCCGTCCAGGGGTGA